The genomic segment CGCCGGCCTTTTCAGGGCCGCGCTCTACCATCTGAGCTACCTCGGCACTTTAAAAAATATGATTTAATACCTTATCATAAACCCGCGCTTAATGCAAGCAAATATAAAAGCCTTAAAAAACGATGCCGCACGGCGCCTGTGTTCTTGGCTTTAATAACCTTAAAAAAACCAGGCCTGCGCTAATTTCTCCGGCCTGGTTTTAAAAAATCTCGCGGCATGCAACAAAATACCCTGCCGTGAAGTTTGGCAAACACGCCAAGGCCCGCCTCCGCTGCCTGTTATTTACTTAGACGAAACTCTGTTAAATATTTTTAGGATATTAAAACGCTGTATATACCAGAATATAACCGGCACAAATATAAACGTGAACAAAATAGACGCCGCCATACCGCCTATCATCACAACGCTCATTGACCGTTTAGCGCCTGATATTACCCACAACTGCGGTAATATGCCAAGAATTATAGCAATTGACGTCATCCATATCGCCCTGAATTTTACCGATGCCCCCTGCCACAGAGCCTCTTTAACCGGCAGGCCTTCTTTTATCTTAAGAATTGCATAATCAAGCAATAAAATAGCGTTATTAACAACAAGGCCTACAAGCATTACCATAGTTAGCATTGATGCCATATTGATTGAAGCGTGGAGAAAAAACATGGCATAAAATACGCCCACAAAAGAAAGCGGCACCATTAATAAGATGGGTATAGGATAATTCAGGGAATTCATTATCGCGCACAAAAGCATAAAGGTCAATATTACGGCAAGAATAAATGCCTTTGACATTTCACTGCTGGATTCTTCCTGATATTCTGAATCGCCTACATAATTATAACCATGCTCTTTTGGAAAATCTATTTTTTTAAATTCTCCGTCTAAAATACGCTTCATTGATCCAAGAGAGCCCTTGGACAAATAACCTTCCAGCCTTATAACACGATTTTTGTCGCGGTGCCAGATTGAAGGCGTGGCCTTAGCCTTGGCAAGAACGCCTAATTCGGTTATAGGGATAAGCCCTTTTGGAGAAATAACCGAGATCTCCCGTATATCGTCAAAATTCTCGGAATACCTGTCATCAAGTTCAACATTGATATCGTACTCCTCGCCGCCTTCCTTATAAACATTGGTATCGTCTCCGTAAATAGACGCTCGTATGCTGGAACCTATATAACTGGCGGTAAGGCCGTATTCTATAAGCTTGTTCTGATCCGGTATAAACCGCACTTCTGTTTTCGGCACCTTATATGATGAGCCTACTGAACGAAAATATCCTGTCGCCTCCATAATAGACTTAAGCTGATGTGAGAGTTCTATCATCTTGCCGTAATCAGTGCCGTAAACATCTATGGACACGTCTCCTTCCTGAAGCCCGGCGCCCATACCTCCGGAACGGATAAGATGAGCTTCCGTATCGGGTATTGACGACAGGAAAGGTATAAGCGCGTTGATGATTTCAAGATCACTTCTTTTCCTTTCATTAGAGGGCACGAGATCTAAAGTAATAGTCGCGTTTTCCGCGCCGTTATCGCCTATATTGACCATATATGATAACTTTTCCGGCAATGTATCAATATGCGATTCTATCTGTTTGACTACCGCTAATGTCCTTTCTATGGTTGAGCCCTGCGGCAAATTTATCTGGATGCTTATCTTGTCCTGATCGGATGCCGTCATAAATTCGTTCTCAAGATAGGGCATGATAAATGTCAGCGAAAAAAACGCCAAAATAGCGGCGGCAACCACAAATATAGGATAACGAAACATAGTCTCAAAGATATATTTATATTCCTTTTTCAAGAACTCCATAAAACGGGTTGTCAGTTGGACAGGCAGGCGCAACAAGCGGCCCGGCGCGCCTTCCCTGCCGCCGGCGGAGGGCGCGCTCTTTTTCAGTAAAAGAGCGCACAGCATCGGGGTAAGCGAAAAAGAAGCAATCAATGAAAATAGTGTCGCGTACACCACTGTCAGCCCGAAGGGTTTCATAAACTGCCCGGGGATACCTCCCATCATGGCGATAGGAGTAAAGACTACCAAATTCGTGCCGGCCGACGCCATGACAGCCCCCGTGACCTCTTTTGTTCCGTCTATGGCCGCGCGAACGGCTGATTCCTTGTGCTCAAGGTGCTCAAGAACGTTTTCTATAATAACAATGGCGTTGGCTATGAGCGTACCCATGCTTGTCGCGATAGCGAGTAGTGTCGCCATATTAATAGTGAACTTGGAGGCATCCATCAAGGCAAAGGTTGATATGAGGGAAGAGGGAATAACAATAACGGCTATAAACGTAAGATTAAGCCTGCCGGTAAACAAATAAAGAATAAAAACGGTTAGCAATATACCGATAAGGATATTTTGCTGGGTGTCTTTGGTTTCATCAATAACAAATTTCGTGGTATCGGTTGCTATGTCAAGGTCCATGCCTTCCGGCAGGGTGTTGCGAAATTCGTTAAGCCTTTTTCTTACCTGTGTAGCAACGACTATCGCGTTGCCATCGGAGACCTTTTTCAACGAAAGGCCGACAACGTCTCTGCCGTTATAACGAGCGATGGATTCTATCCTCATAAAACCGTCTTCAACAACAGCGATGTCTTTGAGGAAAAAAGTGTTTCCGTCCGCGGAGGTCAATGCCATGTTCGCGATCTCATCCGCGTCTTGAAACTCGCCGATAAAACGCACGCTTAACGCGCGGTCTCCTTTTTCAAGATTACCCGCCGGAATATCCATATTCTTCATGCGCAGGGCGGTTATAACCTCCTGAATGGTAATAAAGCGCTCTTTCATCAGCATAGGATCCAATCTTATATTGATCTGGCGTTCCTTGCCTCCGTATACATCCACCTTGGCGACATCCTTCACCGAAGAAAGCTTATCTCTTAGCGTCTTATCAGCATATTCATAAAGGGTTTTGCCGTCAAGGGTATCGCTTGAAAGAACAATGTCCATAACGGGCGTCATGAGGGGGTCGTATTTTTCTATTATGGGTTTTTCTATATCTTCGGGCAGGTCGTTCAATATAGCTTCTACCTTGTCCTTGACCTCAATAGATTTTACATTTACATCGGCTGACAGCAAAAACTCAACATACACATAGCCGAATCCTTCGTATGACTGGCTTCTGATCTTTTTGATCTCCGATATTTCCGAAACAGCATCCTCAACCTTATTAACCACAAGCGTTTCCACGTCAAGGGGGGTTGCCCCGGGAAAAACAGTAGACACGGTTACTATCGGAAAATCTATTTTTGGCGTGCTTTCAACAAGTAAATTGCCGTAGCTGACAAAACCCAGCACGACAAACACGCAAATAAACATTGCTGTCGTTACAGGATGTTTCACAAAAAAATCAATCATTATCTTGCCCCTGAACTGCCTATTTTGTTTACTATACTAACCAGCTCATTGTCCTGAAGCTGGGTAAACCCGTTATAGATATACACATCATCCCGCTCAAGCCCCTTACTGATAACGGCGCCATAGCCATTGTGCTGGCCTATTTCCACGGCCTGCTTGACAGCTCGGGATTCTTTGACTTTCCATATATACGTGGTTCCGTTTTCTCTGTCTATGACATCGTCTGAAACGCAAAGCACCCCGGTAAGAGTTGCCGTATTGACATAAACAACCTGCCATTTGCCCTGGGCAATTGCCGGGCTATTTAAAACAGCCTGGACACGATACATGCCCGTATCAAGAATCATATCTTCGCTTATGCCGCTTATATAACCTATATCCTGTTTGTCCGACGATTCATCATAAATACGCTGGCCTGCCATAAGTTTGTCATGAATATCTTTCGGCACATAACCTTCCAAGGCATTGCCTTCCGCGGGCCGCAGTGTCAATTTGGTAAACACAAAAACATCTTCTAAAACAGCGGGCTTGGCAAAAACAGGTTTTCCGTGCTTTTGATATTGGGCATAAACACTCATTATCTCATAGGCCCGGTTACAACGGACCTGCCCCTGCCGTATAATTACCATAACAATGAATACGACAAGGATAATAAAATATAAAAAAATACGTTTCTTATTCATCTTTTTCAGGCCCTGCGACCGTCAGTTTACTAATTTTTGCCAAAGTCTCGTTAATATTAAATAAAGCCACTTCTCTGTTTAACATTTCCTGTGTCAAAAGCAGCTCGGCTGAATTTAAATCGGTAATAGAAATGTGCCCCGACTGGAACATGCTCTGGCTTAATTTAAATGACTCTGAGGCCAGGCGCACCGCCTCTTCATAGCTTTGCAGTGTGCTGACATATTCATTATATACCACGACAGATGAATCCAGTTCAAGCAGTAAATCCTTGGTCAGTTTTTTCAGATTTAATTCAGCTATGCTTTTGTCCAGCTTGGCTTGCTGGACAGCCTCCAGGCGCCTGCCGCCTTCAAATATGGGCACAGCGACCTTTAATCCTATTACACCGTAATCATACAAATTTTCACTGCGTATATCTGACTTATTACTGGAGCCTTTGTTGTTCCATGTTGAAAAAGCGGAAAGCTCTGGAAAATATTCAGCCTGTTTCTGCCATATCATGTCCTGCGCAGCTCCAACCCCGTTTTCAAGGGCCTTCAAAGCCGGCTGTCTGCTTAACAATTCATCGGTAAGCGCCTTTCTATCAAGAAGCGTATATTCGTCATCAAAACCGTCTGTTATATTAATCTGGGTTTGACTGCCAACGCCGATAACCCTTTTAAGCGTCTCCAGAGCTGAATTTAAAGCAGCACGCGCATTGCTTAACATAGGTATCCGGGATGCCATATCCGCCGCCATCTTAATATTATCATATTTTGACGCGCGCCCGCTTGATGACCTGTCTTCAAGTATGGCCTTATTCTCCTGGACATGCCTGTAAGACTCCTGGACTATATCAAGCGTGCGTTTTGCCAGACACGCGTTATAATAAGATACTTTGGCCATATAAATAATATCCTGATTTGTTGTTTCCCTGTTCCAACGGCTTGCCTCAAATTGTTTCTTTGCCGCGGATATTGACGAAGCTATACGGCCAAACGTAAAGAGTTTTTGGTCAATGCTCGCCCCGATATTAAAATCGTATTCCTTGGCCGCCGCTGTTGCGGGAATATTGGGATACTCGTAATTCCGAGACCAAACAGCAGAACCGGAAGCATAAGGTAAAAGCTGGCTTTTAGCAACTCTCACTCCGGAGCTGCTGCGGGCCATTTCATCTTCCTGTATCCTTATATCCTCGCTTGTCTTGATTGCCATTGAAATAGCGTTATCAAGGCTTACCTGCAAAACGTCCTCTCCGGCAAAAGCCTGC from the Candidatus Omnitrophota bacterium genome contains:
- a CDS encoding efflux RND transporter permease subunit, whose product is MIDFFVKHPVTTAMFICVFVVLGFVSYGNLLVESTPKIDFPIVTVSTVFPGATPLDVETLVVNKVEDAVSEISEIKKIRSQSYEGFGYVYVEFLLSADVNVKSIEVKDKVEAILNDLPEDIEKPIIEKYDPLMTPVMDIVLSSDTLDGKTLYEYADKTLRDKLSSVKDVAKVDVYGGKERQINIRLDPMLMKERFITIQEVITALRMKNMDIPAGNLEKGDRALSVRFIGEFQDADEIANMALTSADGNTFFLKDIAVVEDGFMRIESIARYNGRDVVGLSLKKVSDGNAIVVATQVRKRLNEFRNTLPEGMDLDIATDTTKFVIDETKDTQQNILIGILLTVFILYLFTGRLNLTFIAVIVIPSSLISTFALMDASKFTINMATLLAIATSMGTLIANAIVIIENVLEHLEHKESAVRAAIDGTKEVTGAVMASAGTNLVVFTPIAMMGGIPGQFMKPFGLTVVYATLFSLIASFSLTPMLCALLLKKSAPSAGGREGAPGRLLRLPVQLTTRFMEFLKKEYKYIFETMFRYPIFVVAAAILAFFSLTFIMPYLENEFMTASDQDKISIQINLPQGSTIERTLAVVKQIESHIDTLPEKLSYMVNIGDNGAENATITLDLVPSNERKRSDLEIINALIPFLSSIPDTEAHLIRSGGMGAGLQEGDVSIDVYGTDYGKMIELSHQLKSIMEATGYFRSVGSSYKVPKTEVRFIPDQNKLIEYGLTASYIGSSIRASIYGDDTNVYKEGGEEYDINVELDDRYSENFDDIREISVISPKGLIPITELGVLAKAKATPSIWHRDKNRVIRLEGYLSKGSLGSMKRILDGEFKKIDFPKEHGYNYVGDSEYQEESSSEMSKAFILAVILTFMLLCAIMNSLNYPIPILLMVPLSFVGVFYAMFFLHASINMASMLTMVMLVGLVVNNAILLLDYAILKIKEGLPVKEALWQGASVKFRAIWMTSIAIILGILPQLWVISGAKRSMSVVMIGGMAASILFTFIFVPVIFWYIQRFNILKIFNRVSSK
- a CDS encoding TolC family protein, whose amino-acid sequence is MRVKNKIKYATLGIFAVITLCFLFQAGQAFAGEDVLQVSLDNAISMAIKTSEDIRIQEDEMARSSSGVRVAKSQLLPYASGSAVWSRNYEYPNIPATAAAKEYDFNIGASIDQKLFTFGRIASSISAAKKQFEASRWNRETTNQDIIYMAKVSYYNACLAKRTLDIVQESYRHVQENKAILEDRSSSGRASKYDNIKMAADMASRIPMLSNARAALNSALETLKRVIGVGSQTQINITDGFDDEYTLLDRKALTDELLSRQPALKALENGVGAAQDMIWQKQAEYFPELSAFSTWNNKGSSNKSDIRSENLYDYGVIGLKVAVPIFEGGRRLEAVQQAKLDKSIAELNLKKLTKDLLLELDSSVVVYNEYVSTLQSYEEAVRLASESFKLSQSMFQSGHISITDLNSAELLLTQEMLNREVALFNINETLAKISKLTVAGPEKDE